A window of the Agrococcus jejuensis genome harbors these coding sequences:
- a CDS encoding segregation and condensation protein A: protein MTERVVEPEASTEQDAAVATVDGEPEAAADDATGFRVHQEHFDGPFDLLLTLIGNRRLDVTEIALGQVTNAFIAYLSTLEGEGMLDEASEFIVVAATLLDLKVASLLPAGEVVDAEDVALLEARDLLFARLLQYRAFKGAAAWFDERLTAESTRHARSVRLEERFRNRAPELRWTLSADDFAALALLAMTPREIPVVGLAHLHAPLVSIREQAAHVVSILRGSGTRSFRELVAGAESRGVVVARFLAVLELYRRGALGFEQVEPLGELSITWTGHDFRDDQLSTLGADYDH from the coding sequence GTGACGGAGCGCGTGGTCGAGCCCGAGGCGTCGACCGAGCAGGACGCCGCCGTCGCGACGGTCGACGGCGAGCCCGAGGCCGCCGCCGACGACGCGACCGGATTCCGCGTCCACCAGGAGCACTTCGACGGCCCGTTCGACCTGCTGCTGACGCTCATCGGCAATCGCAGGCTCGACGTGACCGAGATCGCGCTCGGACAGGTGACGAACGCGTTCATCGCGTACCTGTCGACGCTCGAGGGCGAGGGGATGCTCGACGAGGCGAGCGAGTTCATCGTCGTCGCCGCCACGTTGCTCGACCTGAAGGTTGCGAGCCTGCTGCCCGCCGGCGAGGTCGTGGATGCCGAGGACGTCGCGTTGCTCGAGGCGCGCGACCTGCTCTTCGCCCGCCTGCTGCAGTACCGCGCGTTCAAGGGCGCCGCCGCCTGGTTCGACGAACGCCTCACGGCCGAGTCGACGCGGCACGCGCGCTCGGTGCGGCTCGAGGAGCGATTCCGCAACCGCGCACCCGAGCTGCGGTGGACGCTGTCTGCCGACGACTTCGCCGCCCTCGCGCTGCTCGCGATGACGCCGCGCGAGATCCCCGTCGTGGGGCTCGCGCACCTGCACGCGCCGCTCGTGTCGATCCGCGAGCAGGCGGCGCACGTCGTGTCGATCCTGCGCGGCAGCGGCACGCGATCGTTCCGCGAGCTCGTCGCCGGCGCCGAGAGCCGCGGCGTCGTCGTGGCGCGCTTCCTGGCCGTGCTCGAGCTCTACCGTCGCGGTGCGCTCGGCTTCGAGCAGGTCGAGCCGCTCGGCGAGCTCTCGATCACGTGGACCGGCCACGACTTCCGCGACGACCAGCTCAGCACCCTGGGAGCCGACTATGACCACTGA
- a CDS encoding DUF3253 domain-containing protein produces the protein MDRDADLERTMLRLVDERAPDRTICPSDVARAVGDADSWRSLMDATRAVAARLADAGEVEVTQRGTVVDARTARGPVRIRRPR, from the coding sequence ATGGACCGCGACGCCGACCTCGAGCGCACGATGCTGCGCCTCGTCGACGAGCGCGCCCCCGATCGCACGATCTGCCCGAGCGACGTCGCCCGCGCCGTCGGCGACGCCGACTCGTGGCGCTCGCTCATGGACGCGACGCGCGCCGTCGCCGCCCGCCTCGCCGACGCCGGCGAGGTCGAGGTCACGCAGCGCGGCACGGTCGTCGACGCGCGCACCGCCCGCGGGCCCGTGCGCATCCGCCGCCCGCGCTGA
- a CDS encoding DedA family protein, protein MDPVLDAIVAMAASPWALVVVAALCIVDSIVPPLPTEAVVIALVTLGAAGDAPHPVAIGATIAIAATLGDSLAYVLGRTVASRRWLRHRRIRTLARQASTLLRLRGASIVVAARFVPGLRVAVNATAGAVRMDARRFVPLVATAATLWATITVLIGVGAAWALGDSPVLAALAGAIAGLGVGLAVDAILRRRGVTTPA, encoded by the coding sequence ATGGACCCGGTGCTCGACGCGATCGTCGCGATGGCGGCGTCGCCGTGGGCGCTCGTCGTCGTCGCGGCGCTGTGCATCGTCGACTCGATCGTGCCGCCGCTGCCGACCGAGGCCGTCGTCATCGCGCTCGTCACGCTCGGCGCGGCGGGCGACGCCCCGCATCCCGTCGCGATCGGCGCGACGATCGCGATCGCCGCGACGCTCGGCGACTCGCTCGCCTACGTGCTCGGTCGCACGGTGGCGTCGCGCAGGTGGCTGCGCCACCGTCGCATCCGCACGCTCGCCCGGCAGGCGTCGACGCTGCTGCGCCTCCGCGGCGCCTCGATCGTCGTCGCCGCGCGATTCGTGCCGGGCCTGCGCGTCGCCGTGAACGCGACGGCCGGCGCCGTGCGGATGGATGCGCGCCGCTTCGTGCCGCTCGTCGCGACCGCCGCGACGCTGTGGGCGACGATCACGGTGCTCATCGGCGTCGGCGCCGCGTGGGCGCTCGGCGACTCCCCCGTGCTCGCGGCCCTCGCAGGTGCGATCGCGGGCCTCGGCGTCGGCCTCGCG
- a CDS encoding TM0106 family RecB-like putative nuclease codes for MFVREGLLLHSASDLKAASECEFAMLRALDAKLGRIDKVDDVDDPMLARAGRLGDAHEERILQTYRDRAAREPGYRVVEIARPEPMSIAGLAAARDASLAAMRDGADVAFQATFLDETTGFMGFADFLVREQRRDGSWAYAVYDAKLARSAKTTALLQLAAYALELQREGIPVHDDVHLMLGSGETTTHSLDDVLPVFERAVGRMRTLLAERRAASEPIAWDTPGIRQCGRCATCTVEVGRTRDLLLVASLRVTQRERMRAAGIATIDDLAASSGAVPGVGDATLASLRVQARLQLAAPETGVLHELFDARVLGRLPEPSPGDVFFDFEGDPLWWDGEHWGIDYLFGATTYDTGEEVFTAFWAHDFAAEGRALEDFLDWLAARRQWWPDLHVYHYAPYEVTHLRSISASHGIREDEVRDLLADDVLVDLYPIVRGAVRISESSYSLKRLEPLFMGSRLRDSAVKDGGASIVAYQRVGELRGEGRADEADALLGEIGDYNQYDCAATAGLRDWLVGLADDAGVPRRRRIVVESTASERLEAREDAVDARLRATIAHVPAKERTDDQAAVALAAAAVEYHRREDTAYWGEHFARLDGHVDLWRDQRDVLAPTDVAIEVVDGWQTPPRARQPRRRLRLVGPMAAGSRLSTGDRPFVVYDSPAPFGDVDDGATYRAHADVEVVEATEDSGTWTVVLDERAADGVGWSQLPLALTPSRPIPTPKQRAAILEWGEHVAASATPIADSALDLLRREPPRVRGGLLAADAGTPAERIVHALEGMHRSYLAVQGPPGSGKTHVGATVLRALAERGWKIGVVAQSHDVVEHLLQKAIDLGVPADRVGKKPKSGATTVPGTPLETRDIAAFLARDGGRIVGGTAWTFANADQVPRHALDLLVIDEAGQFSLANTIACSIAADRLLLLGDPQQLPQVSQGTHPEPIDRSALGWLSGDDHVLPDRFGVFLAQSWRMHPVLCEAVSALSYDRQLTSAPVAAARRLAGSPGVHAVPVDHVGNGVESPEEAVEVVRIVRDQLGREWLDPSRSDESRPLTAADVIVVAPYNAQVSLLRRALDAAGLHETRVGTVDRFQGQEAVVAIMSTTASSADDAPRGPEFALDRNRMNVAISRAQWSSYVVFSPRIADSLPYKADGLAQLSGFLRLTGSA; via the coding sequence ATGTTCGTGCGCGAGGGTCTGCTGCTGCACAGTGCGAGCGACCTGAAGGCCGCGAGCGAGTGCGAGTTCGCGATGCTGCGCGCGCTCGACGCGAAGCTCGGACGCATCGACAAGGTCGACGACGTCGACGACCCGATGCTCGCGCGCGCCGGCCGCCTCGGCGACGCGCACGAGGAGCGCATCCTGCAGACGTACCGCGATCGCGCCGCGCGCGAGCCCGGCTACCGCGTCGTCGAGATCGCGAGGCCCGAGCCCATGTCGATCGCCGGCCTCGCTGCAGCCCGCGATGCGTCGCTCGCGGCGATGCGCGATGGCGCCGACGTCGCGTTCCAGGCGACGTTCCTCGACGAGACGACGGGGTTCATGGGCTTCGCCGACTTCCTCGTGCGCGAGCAGCGGCGCGACGGCTCGTGGGCGTACGCCGTCTACGACGCCAAGCTCGCGCGCAGCGCGAAGACGACGGCGCTGCTGCAGCTCGCCGCCTACGCGCTCGAGCTGCAGCGAGAGGGCATCCCCGTGCACGACGACGTGCACCTCATGCTCGGCTCCGGCGAGACCACGACGCACAGCCTCGACGACGTGCTCCCGGTCTTCGAGCGCGCCGTGGGGCGCATGCGCACGCTGCTCGCCGAACGCCGTGCGGCATCCGAGCCCATCGCGTGGGACACGCCGGGGATCCGCCAGTGCGGTCGCTGCGCGACGTGCACCGTGGAGGTCGGGCGCACGCGCGACCTGCTGCTCGTCGCGAGCCTGCGCGTGACGCAGCGCGAGCGGATGCGGGCTGCGGGCATCGCCACGATCGACGACCTCGCTGCATCGTCGGGCGCCGTGCCGGGCGTGGGCGACGCGACGCTCGCCTCGCTGCGCGTGCAGGCGCGGCTGCAGCTCGCGGCGCCCGAGACGGGTGTGCTGCACGAGCTCTTCGACGCGCGCGTGCTCGGTCGGCTGCCCGAGCCGAGCCCCGGCGACGTCTTCTTCGACTTCGAGGGCGACCCGCTCTGGTGGGACGGCGAGCACTGGGGCATCGACTACCTGTTCGGCGCCACGACGTACGACACCGGCGAGGAGGTCTTCACGGCCTTCTGGGCGCACGACTTCGCCGCCGAGGGGCGCGCGCTCGAGGACTTCCTCGACTGGCTCGCCGCACGGCGACAGTGGTGGCCCGACCTGCACGTCTACCACTACGCGCCCTACGAGGTGACGCATCTGCGGTCGATCTCGGCGAGCCACGGCATCCGCGAGGACGAGGTGCGCGACCTGCTCGCCGACGACGTGCTCGTCGACCTCTACCCGATCGTGCGCGGCGCCGTGCGCATCTCGGAGTCGTCGTACTCGCTCAAGCGCCTCGAGCCGCTGTTCATGGGTTCGCGGCTGCGCGACAGCGCCGTGAAGGACGGTGGCGCGTCGATCGTCGCCTACCAGCGCGTCGGCGAGCTGCGCGGCGAGGGACGGGCCGACGAGGCGGATGCGCTGCTCGGCGAGATCGGCGACTACAACCAGTACGACTGCGCCGCGACCGCGGGCCTGCGCGACTGGCTCGTGGGGCTCGCCGACGACGCGGGCGTGCCGCGACGCCGCCGCATCGTCGTGGAGTCGACGGCCTCGGAGCGCCTCGAGGCGCGGGAGGACGCGGTGGATGCGCGCCTGCGCGCCACGATCGCGCACGTGCCGGCGAAGGAGCGCACCGACGACCAAGCCGCCGTCGCCCTCGCCGCCGCGGCGGTCGAGTACCACCGACGCGAGGACACGGCCTACTGGGGCGAGCACTTCGCACGGCTCGACGGGCACGTCGACCTGTGGCGCGACCAGCGCGACGTGCTCGCGCCCACCGACGTCGCGATCGAGGTCGTCGACGGCTGGCAGACGCCGCCGCGCGCCAGGCAGCCGCGACGCCGGCTGCGACTCGTCGGGCCCATGGCTGCGGGCTCTCGCCTGAGCACGGGCGACCGCCCGTTCGTCGTCTACGACTCGCCCGCGCCGTTCGGCGACGTCGACGACGGCGCGACGTACCGCGCGCACGCCGACGTCGAGGTCGTCGAGGCGACCGAGGACTCCGGCACGTGGACGGTCGTGCTCGACGAGCGCGCCGCCGACGGCGTCGGCTGGTCGCAGCTGCCGCTCGCGCTCACGCCGTCGCGCCCCATCCCGACGCCGAAGCAGCGTGCCGCGATCCTCGAGTGGGGCGAGCACGTGGCCGCCAGCGCCACGCCGATCGCGGACTCGGCGCTCGACCTGCTGCGCCGCGAGCCCCCGCGCGTACGCGGCGGCCTGCTCGCCGCCGACGCCGGCACGCCCGCCGAGCGCATCGTGCACGCGCTCGAGGGCATGCACCGGTCGTACCTCGCCGTGCAGGGACCGCCCGGCTCGGGCAAGACGCACGTCGGCGCGACGGTGCTGCGCGCGCTCGCGGAGCGCGGCTGGAAGATCGGCGTCGTGGCGCAGTCGCACGACGTGGTCGAGCACCTGCTGCAGAAGGCCATCGACCTGGGCGTGCCGGCCGACCGCGTCGGCAAGAAGCCGAAGAGCGGCGCGACGACCGTGCCGGGCACGCCGCTCGAGACGCGCGACATCGCGGCCTTCCTCGCGCGCGACGGCGGCCGCATCGTCGGTGGCACGGCGTGGACGTTCGCGAACGCCGACCAGGTGCCCAGGCACGCGCTCGACCTGCTCGTCATCGACGAGGCCGGGCAGTTCTCGCTCGCGAACACGATCGCGTGCTCGATCGCCGCCGACCGCCTGCTGCTGCTCGGGGATCCGCAGCAGCTGCCGCAGGTGAGCCAGGGCACGCATCCCGAGCCCATCGACCGCTCGGCGCTCGGTTGGCTGTCGGGCGACGATCACGTGCTGCCCGACCGCTTCGGCGTCTTCCTCGCGCAGTCGTGGCGCATGCATCCCGTGCTGTGCGAGGCCGTGTCGGCGCTGTCGTACGACCGACAGCTGACGTCGGCGCCCGTCGCGGCGGCGCGGAGGCTCGCGGGCTCGCCGGGCGTGCACGCCGTGCCCGTCGACCACGTGGGGAACGGCGTCGAATCGCCCGAGGAGGCCGTCGAGGTCGTGCGCATCGTGCGCGACCAGCTCGGTCGCGAGTGGCTCGATCCATCGCGATCCGACGAGTCGCGGCCGCTCACGGCCGCCGACGTCATCGTGGTCGCCCCGTACAACGCGCAGGTGTCGCTGCTGCGCCGCGCGCTCGACGCCGCAGGCCTGCACGAGACGCGGGTCGGTACCGTCGACCGCTTCCAAGGCCAGGAGGCGGTCGTGGCGATCATGTCGACGACGGCGTCGAGCGCCGACGACGCCCCGCGCGGCCCGGAGTTCGCCCTCGATCGCAACCGCATGAACGTGGCGATCTCGCGCGCGCAGTGGTCGTCGTACGTCGTCTTCTCGCCCCGCATCGCCGACTCGCTGCCGTACAAGGCCGACGGCCTCGCGCAGCTCTCCGGCTTCCTGCGCCTCACGGGCTCGGCCTGA
- a CDS encoding ParA family protein, whose translation MSGGTEQAAALPGLDAPAMGPTGRPLQEFPVPAPLTGHGPARIIAMCNQKGGVGKTTTTINLGAALAEYGRRVLAVDFDPQGALSAGLGIENHEATTIYDLLLSSKRDTREAIQHSSVEGLDVIPANIDLSAAEVHLVSEVAREQILARVLRQVSDDYDLILVDCQPSLGLLTVNALTAAHGVLVPLECEYFALRGVALLKETIDKVQDRLNPALRLDGILATMYDSRTLHSREVLQRVVEAFGPSVLETVIRRTVKFPDASVAGTPITQYAPEHSASDAYRQVARELIARGAVA comes from the coding sequence ATGAGCGGTGGGACGGAGCAGGCGGCAGCGCTGCCGGGCCTCGACGCACCCGCCATGGGACCCACGGGGCGTCCGCTGCAGGAGTTCCCCGTGCCGGCCCCGCTGACGGGACACGGGCCCGCGCGCATCATCGCGATGTGCAATCAGAAGGGCGGCGTCGGCAAGACGACGACGACCATCAACCTCGGCGCCGCGCTCGCCGAGTACGGCCGTCGCGTGCTCGCCGTCGACTTCGACCCGCAGGGTGCGCTCTCGGCCGGTCTCGGCATCGAGAACCACGAGGCGACGACGATCTACGACCTGCTGCTGTCGTCGAAGCGCGACACGCGCGAGGCGATCCAGCACTCGAGCGTCGAGGGCCTCGACGTCATCCCGGCGAACATCGACCTGTCGGCCGCGGAGGTGCACCTCGTGAGCGAGGTCGCCCGCGAGCAGATCCTCGCGCGCGTGCTGCGCCAGGTCTCCGACGACTACGACCTCATCCTCGTCGACTGCCAGCCGTCGCTCGGCCTGCTCACGGTCAACGCGCTCACGGCTGCGCACGGCGTGCTCGTGCCGCTCGAGTGCGAGTACTTCGCGCTGCGCGGCGTCGCGCTGCTGAAGGAGACGATCGACAAGGTGCAGGACCGGCTCAACCCGGCGCTGCGCCTCGACGGCATCCTCGCGACGATGTACGACTCGCGCACGCTGCACTCGCGCGAGGTGCTGCAGCGCGTCGTCGAGGCGTTCGGGCCGTCGGTGCTCGAGACCGTCATCCGACGCACGGTGAAGTTCCCGGATGCATCGGTCGCCGGCACGCCCATCACGCAGTACGCACCCGAGCACTCCGCGTCGGATGCGTACCGCCAGGTCGCGCGCGAGCTCATCGCCCGCGGCGCCGTCGCCTGA